The Gavia stellata isolate bGavSte3 chromosome 1, bGavSte3.hap2, whole genome shotgun sequence genome has a segment encoding these proteins:
- the ZC3H12C gene encoding probable ribonuclease ZC3H12C, which produces MSVCFPANEYGTLYIQEYKKNSKVESSTCSSFMGLKDHLGHDLGHLYVGSTGTQINAIVPWSMAEKPTMDKVNSRKEDVDKEASEETSGSSSCDSEESTNSDNDSERLNNSASESHLLPKTHRQLCRSPCLEPHILKRNEILQDFRIEEAQIVPKEVKKPPDVVKEYQTKLEFALKLGYSEEQVQLVLNKLGTDALINDILGELVKLGNKTETDQTVTNANTSVIREASSIESQRSESPLQEDATEDGDNLRPIVIDGSNVAMSHGNKEVFSCRGIKLAVDWFLERGHKDVTVFVPAWRKEQSRPDALITDQEILRKLEKEKILVFTPSRRVQGRRVVCYDDRFIVKLAFESDGIIVSNDNYRDLANEKPEWKKFIDERLLMYSFVNDKFMPPDDPLGRHGPSLDNFLRKKPIVPEHKKQPCPYGKKCTYGHKCKYYHPERGNQPQRSVADELRAMSRSTAAKTTSEGGLVKSNSVPCSTKNDGTSELKRAAPKRQSDPSIRTQVYQDLEEKLPTKNKLETRSVPSLVSIPSSSAAKPQSTAPLTNGLPSGVHFPPQDQRPQGQYPTVMMATKNHGTPMPYDQYPKCESPVDVGYYSMLSAYSNLGISGPRSPERRFSLDTDYRISSVASDCSSEGSVSCGSSDSYVGYSDRSYMSSPDPQLEENLKCQHMHPHGRLNTQPFLQSYHEPLTRVQSYSHEEPKHHHKPPIPYMAVHLQHPTVGARSSCPNDYSTSPSSSHSKTMHLGRALVSTRIDSISDSRLYDNSPLRHRKPYSGQDGLGSWDRQSYGMDAYGYRQTYSLPSNPTQPCYEQFAFQSLPEQQDQTWRVPYCGIPQDPPRHQDTREKVYINLCNIFPPDLVRIVMKKNPHVTDAQQLAAAILVEKSQLGY; this is translated from the exons ATGTCTGTGTGTTTTCCAGCGAAC GAATACGGAACACTTTATATTCAGgaatacaagaaaaacagcaaagtgGAGTCAAGTACATGCAGCAGCTTCATGGGCTTGAAGGATCATCTGGGGCATGACTTAGGCCACCTTTATGTGGGGAGCACTGGCACACAAATAAATGCAATTGTACCTTGGTCAATGGCGGAGAAGCCAACGATGGATAAGGTTAATTCTAGGAAAGAAGATGTAGACAAGGAGGCATCTGAAGAGACTTCTGGAAGCTCCAGCTGTGACTCTGAAGAAAGCACAAATTCTGATAATGATTCAGAGAGACTGAATAATTCTGCATCAGAATCACATTTATTGCCTAAGACTCACCGACAGCTGTGCCGATCTCCTTGCTTAGAGCCTCAtatactaaaaagaaatgaaatcttGCAAGACTTTAGGATAGAAGAGGCTCAGATAGTACCTAAGGAAGTCAAAAAGCCCCCTGATGTGGTGAAAGAATATCAAACCAAACTGGAGTTTGCACTTAAGTTGGGTTACTCAGAAGAGCAGGTTCAACTTGTACTAAATAAACTTGGTACTGATGCTTTAATAAATGATATTTTGGGAGAACTTGTCAAACTTGGGAATAAAACTGAGACTGATCAGACTGTAACTAATGCTAACACTAGTGTAATACGTGAAGCGTCTTCCATAGAGTCTCAGAGGTCAGAGTCTCCACTGCAGGAGGATGCGACAGAGGATGGTGACAACCTGAGGCCAATAGTTATCGATGGCAGCAATGTTGCAATGAG CCATGGGaacaaagaagtattttcttgtCGAGGAATCAAATTGGCGGTAGACTGGTTTTTGGAAAGAGGCCACAAAGATGTTACAGTGTTTGTGCCAGCATGGAGGAAAGAACAATCGAGACCTGATGCTCTTATCACAG ATCAAGAAATCTTGCGTAAATTAGAAAAGGAGAAGATTCTTGTGTTCACACCGTCCCGCCGAGTGCAAGGGAGAAGGGTCGTATGCTACGATGACCGATTTATAGTGAAGCTGGCCTTTGAATCAGATGGCATCATTGTTTCTAATGATAACTACAGGGATCTAGCTAATGAAAAGCCTGAATGGAAGAAGTTCATAGATGAACGCTTGCTGATGTATTCATTTGTTAATGACAA aTTTATGCCTCCTGATGATCCTCTTGGCCGCCATGGTCCAAGTCTGGACAATTTTCTTAGGAAGAAGCCTATTGTGCCAGAACATAAGAAGCAACCATGTCCATACG GGAAGAAATGTACCTATGGACACAAATGCAAATACTATCATCCAGAAAGAGGAAATCAGCCTCAGCGATCTGTAGCTGATGAACTTCGTGCCATGTCTAGAAGCACAGCTGCCAAAACTACAAGTGAAGGAGGACTGGTAAAAAGCAACAGTGTTCCCTGTAGCACTAAAAATGATGGCACTTCTGAGCTGAAGCGTGCTGCTCCAAAGAGGCAGTCGGATCCTAGCATAAGGACTCAAGTCTATCAAGACTTGGAGGAAAAGCTTCCCACCAAAAACAAATTGGAAACCAGGTCTGTACCTTCTTTAGTTAGTATACCAAGTTCCTCTGCTGCAAAACCCCAAAGTACTGCACCTTTAACTAATGGCCTTCCATCCGGAGTTCACTTCCCACCTCAGGATCAAAGACCACAGGGACAGTATCCTACAGTGATGATGGCAACCAAAAATCACGGAACGCCAATGCCTTATGACCAGTATCCAAAATGTGAGTCTCCTGTGGATGTAGGGTATTACTCTATGCTGAGTGCATATTCAAATTTAGGTATATCTGGTCCACGTAGTCCTGAAAGGCGCTTCTCCTTGGACACAGATTATAGGATTAGCTCTGTAGCTTCCGACTGCAGCAGTGAAGGGAGTGTTAGCTGTGGCAGTAGCGATTCCTATGTGGGTTACAGTGATCGCTCTTACATGAGTTCACCTGACCCACAGCTAGAGGAGAACTTGAAGTGCCAACACATGCACCCCCATGGCCGCCTTAACACTCAGCCCTTCTTACAGAGCTACCACGAGCCTCTCACACGAGTGCAAAGCTATAGTCATGAAGAACCAAAGCATCACCACAAACCTCCAATTCCATACATGGCTGTGCATCTACAGCATCCAACAGTCGGTGCTCGTTCTAGTTGTCCGAACGACTACTCTACATCTCCGAGTTCGTCACATTCAAAGACCATGCATCTGGGGAGAGCCCTCGTGTCCACAAGAATAGACAGCATTTCAGACTCACGTTTATATGATAATTCTCCATTAAGACACAGAAAGCCTTATTCTGGCCAAGATGGACTTGGAAGTTGGGATAGGCAGAGTTACGGGATGGATGCATATGGCTACCGCCAGACCTACTCCTTGCCGAGTAACCCCACACAGCCATGTTATGAGCAGTTTGCCTTCCAAAGCTTACCTGAACAGCAGGACCAGACCTGGCGCGTACCTTACTGTGGAATCCCTCAAGACCCTCCAAGGCACCAAGACACCCGGGAGAAGGTTTACATTAACCTCTGCAACATCTTCCCCCCTGATCTTGTGAGGATCGTTATGAAGAAGAACCCTCACGTGACGGACGCTCAGCAGCTCGCTGCAGCTATCTTAGTGGAAAAATCTCAGCTAGGTTATTGA